In Glycine max cultivar Williams 82 chromosome 15, Glycine_max_v4.0, whole genome shotgun sequence, the DNA window TTGCTATAACGTtatatagatataaatatattgtaCACTCATTTCGCTACTTTTATCTTTATGCCTAAATAAAATtgctacttttatttttatatgcttTCCAATTAACGGCGCTATGGTAAATAACTCTTGGTAAATATTGCAGGGGCCTTTGAACACTTTAAAGTTGGTCGATTTCATGAAATTGATCACTCCACGCTCTCACCCATTTCCCCAGTACAACTAAAATCTGTTCGCATTGTGATGGTAAAACTATATACATGGATCATTTTAAACACtgcatacatttttaaaaacatattctctttgttgattttctttatatatcattattattaggTCAGTGACATAGGGGAGCACCTGGTGTCGCTAAGGTACCCAAGCCTCCATTCCCTTCGCAAGCACTTCAGCGACCAAAGCTTTGGGAAACCAGACGGGAAGAAGATCCCAACTCTGGACGAGAAGTACGTGATGGGGATGGACATGGCCATCAAAGCCCTTGTTAGGAGCATCCCAACCGAGGAGTTTGCACAAAGGAGAAACTCTTGGAGCTTCTGGGTCTCCTCTCCCTCTAACGAAAACCCTCAAGAGTATGAGAATCCAGCTCTCATTGATGCTGCAAGGAGCCTCATTTGCAAGCAGGGTTCTTGCTGGTCTCAGCTCAAGTTCACAGGGATGGTGCAGTGGGGTGCACGCCGCCAAGTTCGGTTCTTGGGGCGTCACGAGGAGCAAAAGGTTGAATCTTTACCAAAAATGAGTAAAGAAAAAAGGGTCGGTGTTGAAGTCGGAGAAGGAGGGGGTTgtgagaagaagaggaagaacggtgaagaagaGGAGGAAATGGAGGGTACAAAGGCAGGGTCTTTGGGAGTTATGATGAGGGTGACTCGTCAATGTTGGAAAAATCATATTCAAAATGTGAGTAGTAGCAGCAGCGGGGTTAAAAAATCTAACAAAGCAAAGAATGACGACCCCATTAAGAAGCAAGTCGTGGTTTACAACGACAACAAGCGAAAAATCACGATCAACAGATGGTCTGCTGAGAGGTAAATAACTTTTGTATCCAAATGATCGATAATATTATAAACTAGTATAGTATACATTTAGTTCGGTCTTTTCTCTTTACATGGttcaataattgaaaatttgatttttgtaattaCCTCGcacatttgaaattgaaatttttcctATGAGTAAAAAATAAGACCTTTTGGAACACATTGCTTCATCAATTAAGAaagataattcttttttttcaaattgaagaTAAGGAAGGAAAGTTTGGCTTTTAAATGTTGAGAGGTAGATAATTATTCGTATCCAAATGATAATGAATATTATAAGCTATAGTATAATATACATTTAGTTCAGCTTTTTCTTGCATGGTTCAATAATTGATTGTTTTTTCTTCGTTACCTTGCACATTTGAAGGTATAATTTGGCTGAGGAGAACATGTTGAAGGTAATGAAAGAGAAGGAAGCTGTATATGGGAACCCAATATTGAGGCCAGACTTGAGAACAGAAGCAAGAAAATATATTGGCGACACGGGTCTGCTTGATCATTTGCTGAAGCACATGGCTGGAAAATTGGCACCAGGAGGTGCTGAGAGATTCAGAAGGCGACACAATGCTGAGGGTGCAATGGAGTATTGGTTGGAAAGTGCTGATCTTGTTGATATCAGAAAGGAAGCAGGGGTACAAGACGCTTATTGGACTCCTCCCCCTGGATGGAAGCTTGGGGACCGCATTTCACATGATTATGTTACTCAGAGAGAACTCAGAGAGGTCATGGATGAAATCCTGAAGCTGAAACAGTAAAAGCCAGTTTCTTTATGCTTAATTTGTTAATGACTTTGTTGGTTATTAATTATTCTGTTGAGTCTGAGTCATTATTGGGTACTTTTCCTGTTGTACAGAGAGATGCGAGATTTGGCATCAAAGAAGGGAGAGGAGGAGGCATTGGTCCTTGTTACTACTCCTAGCTTCTGTTTGTCTAGTTTGAATTCGGATGACTGTGGTTCCTTGGCTCCAACGCAGGTGAAGCATAGAAGTAGTAGtgttaaatattaattgttaatgtgAATAGAAAATGGAAATAGGACCGGTTTTAATTACTTTTGACGTTATATTGCAGGAGATTTATGCAGAGTTGGTGAGTAAGAAGGCTAAACTAGAGGAACAATTGAAGGAAATTTCACTGACTTTGAGTGGCATGGAGGTAATATAATCATTACTTTTTGTATCTCATTTAGAGTTCAtggtttgaatgattttttttgcttctGTTTCTCGATCCTCCTTTTTTGCTTCAAGTTTGAATGATTTTGATTGCAATAATTGTTGCTAATGATTGGTTTCTTTTCCTCAAAATCTATTTATAGACATCTATCTACCCATGGGCAGCcaacaaaaatccaaaaaatccTATTTGTtaacttgttattattattactcttattattattttcattttcactgggAAGGGAATGAATATTGAGAACTAATGAATCGCTACCAAAAAAGGGGATTTGCTTGCCACTGATGGAGCCTCATGATGCAGGAGCAACTGAAAATGCTGAAACCAACAACAGTAGAAGAACAAACAGTGCCAGAATTGGCAACTCCACCAGCACTTTTACCTGGACCAACATCAGTGGTAGAAAACATTGGGGGAGAgacaagaaaggaaaagaaaagccgCAACAAGAACAAAGCAACAAAATCAGCAGATGATACACAAATGCAAGAAAGTAACACTACTGCAGCAGAGGACAAAGCAGCAAAGATAAAAAGGCTGAAAAGTGGTTTCCAAATTTGCAACCCACAGGGTACCTTTGCGTGGCCAAACATGGGCTTGTCTCCCCAAGTTGTGGTCAGCAATGATGGTAATGATGATCACACTGTGGTCCCAACAACACCATCAGTTTCCTCTTCCTCCACCTCAGCTCCAAAACTCAGCATCTCCATACCCCAAACTCAACCTTTGCCACTGCAAATCCTGCACCTTCCTTCTTCCCCTGTGAAGCCACTTGCTGAGAGGCGCCCTGTGAGCACAGCTACTTTGACCCATGTTACTGGCCCATTCTCACCATCAGGGTCGACCCCAAGATCCAAAATCACCCACCATCACTATTAACATCAATGAGACACCCCTCGCACCCTAGAGTAGCAGCTAGTGCCGACTacattatatataattcatagAATTAAACCACACCATTTTGATGAGTCTAGTGTTGGTAAAAGAAGACCCAGCCAACTTCTCAATATTGACAGTAAATTGGTAATGAAAAGTTTTGCTAGGTTGATACTACATATGATTGAAGTTACATATATTGCTAATATGTGCATTGAAAATTGCTAGATACTCGCagaagttatatatacaagtaaAAAATTGCTGGTGATTTCTGcatatgtttcatttttttttctcacttttatttaatgatttagaATTTCCCAATGACTACTTTTCTGTGCTAATAATGCTTAAACTTTGCCATTAAATGAGAGGCTAAAATGTTATCGACTATTGCATGGTTTAATTAAAAcccatcattttttatttgtgatgtTTCTGTTTCCAGATTTTCAGcaaacacattttttctttacttttagcAGAAATATGGAGAGCTTACCCGATAAGAAAAAGAACATTCTATCATAGTTTACGTGGAAATTCGTTTGAGTaatccaaaataaatatattatcttcCATTCTTGATTCTAATCAACCACaaacaacttattttatttagtagagtaaaattataattatgattttttttggttaaactAACCGTTGATGTGACTTTCGACTAAAAGAATTATGAGATCTATCAAACTTATAGAAATTCTTAACACAACCATGTATTATTgtattactataaaaaaatattcattttgatGGTTATAATTTGTTATAGAAATGGTTTTCAATAATCAATAGGTAAATATGTTATAGATGGAAAATATAAATGTTCGgagataatcaaaataattttctcataagtttatagttttttttatgataaagatATTCATAGATAAATAGAAAGGTACAAATTGATTAATGAATAAAGTTACAAgataaagaaaacaacaaatttgTAATGTAAAAGACTTCcaaaaacaaattgaattaaaatgcaATCACTaattaaaatgacataaatgTAAAGTGTAcgaaatataaattgaaattaaagtgtgaaataatatgaaagtggtaagaaagtaaagaacaagtTTGAATTTAGAGAAAAAACTGTAGGAAAAGAGAATTGCATCCAAGTAAATTCATCAAAGTAAAACAAtggtaaaaattttaaattgcatAAATGAATGGGTTTGAACGTCCACATTGTCCATGTAATCAGCAGCCATTTTCCTTGGGTGACACATTGGTGTGGAGGTTTCTTgggtaataaaagaaaaatctcgTTATACCTATTTATAGCTTACAAGATTTATACAAGTGTACAACTTATTCAAATTAACTATATACGACATTGACACATGTGCCTTTGCGCTCTCTATTAGAAAGTCATTAATAATTGTCTTTGTGTACTTGATCGAAATAACATGTCTTCAATGATCTTTTCTTTACTCTTTTCGAGAAATATATAACTTCAATGACTTGTTTTTAGAAATAATCTTCATCTTCTAAGTTTTGTTTTCTCAATTTATAATCGAACcaaatcaatttatattattttttatgatgattCAAATATGACCTCAGTTTCTTATTCTCTGAATCCATTCGATTTCTATacttgaaaaattttgtttacACCCCCAACAATCATATATTACATTAAActccaaattttgaaatttgacaaTTCACCAAAGCCAATTCAACCACTCCTTATTGTAATTTTCGATTCCTGTGTCATGCTTTGCTCACCAGAAAATAAAACAACGTCCAACATGGACCTAAAACAAACTTGACTACGATGGATGGTTATGTATTAGCTTTAGACAACCGGCTATAGCAGCTCAATGTAATCTTACTATAATTGTAGCCAAAATATTTACGTTGTAGAGACcgtttatcaaattaaaaattgctCTTCAATTTTTCGTTCATAGCATACGACTTTGGGGCCAGTAAAGCCGACCTGTTACTACCACCATTATTTGGTTGACTTAATTTTCACCTAATAAATATTTCTAGTACATATACATtgtaataaacattaaaaattgtgataatatttgttttaacatAACGTTAAAACAATaagagaataaataatataattaattgtaatttcttattttctaaataagaagaattattctaaaattgttgtaataaaaattcaataaaatttacttaatgaattattaaaaattaaacgaATAAAAcatgatattattatatattatttaattctcacaattttaattttaaaacattaattttattctatcttattaatgattaatgtaattaagctttcattaattaaattttttattgcaacaaattttattctattgtcgttttaactttttcattatttaagtattgaataacttttaatttttactgcACTATAAGGATTTATTTACAGTTCATCTATAacgtgtgtgtatgtgtgtgaatTAAAAGGGATTTTGGGTAAGGAATCGAAAtctataaaatgatatttttgttaaatttatacaaaaagacAGGGTTAAGATTTTCttatgaaaacaaatttttagatttaagtGTAGCAAAAATGTATCATATAAGGAATTTTGTGTACGTTGTATAGTTAGAGGgaaattttttatagaaaatacaaaatgGAAAGAATAATTtactcttttaattaatatgaatgaCTATACATATGTCTTATAAGACagaagttaattttataatattaataaaacaaacacacaaaatcacaataaaaatacgatttatttttcaattattttagttatcAGTTTGATCAATTTTAAGTActcttaaaaaatgtatttgcaCTAGTAGAAAGAATGGATATAATATCcttatgttaacattggttttttaaaaaaccaatgttaacaaaaatgtgatgacatatttgtaaataacgCGAGTTCGTTAATgtcgatttttgaaaaaaaattgatgttaacatgagttcattaacatcggtttttgaaaaaccgatgttaacaaactcatgttaatgtcattttttgaaaaaccaatgttaacaaactcatgttaacatcaattttataaaaaaaccgaCGTTAACAAActcatgttaacatcaatttttttggaaaatcgaTGCTGtgttagttaaattaaatttgtctcTTCCTCTTCTCACGCTCATTCTGAACcatctctcactctcactcatCTTTGGCACTCTCGTTCTCGCTTACTCACTCACCTCTTGCGCTATccttctcactctcactctcatgCACTCTCTACGATGGCGCGACCACACTGTTCTTGTTCGCTCTATCATCTCCTTCTCGCACTCGCGGTCGCATTCTCGCAATCACTCTCATGCTGTCATTCTCATTCTCTCACTCTCGCGCTCTCACTCACACACTCACAAAAGGTTAGTCTTCTATAATTTCTTGTTTCTGTGtttggttttgatgatgatGGTAAGCAAAAAGGGGCTTGTTCTTGGTTTTGATGGTGATGTTAATGCTTGTTTCTATGTTTATGTGTGTATTGCTTCTTTTTAATGTACGTATTACTGACATGAAAATGCTTGTTTCTTTGTATGTTGCTGAAAACATGTGTTATTTTCTGGATATATAAATACTGATAATGGGACTTTGTGTGTATTACTAACATAAAAATGCTTGTTAATGAGACTTTGTGCTGGTGTGAGAATTCTGCCATAGCCTTAGGTCCCCAAAATAGTGTGGAAGTaatgccttccaagattattttgatgatgccaaagactcaattcaagaatcaagagtccagcaagtttcaagaatcaaagagtcgttcaatcaaaattcaagattcaagtaaagaatcatgagaagactcaattaagataagtattaaaagagtttttcaaaatattgaatagcacaattttgttcaaaagaatttttcaaagaaaaatcttttaccaagagttttactctttggtaattgattaccagaaggcagtaatcgattaccagtatccaacattcttttcaaactaatttacaaagttgtaatcgattaccataatcatgtaattgattaccaatgttttaaaacgttagatttcaaatttcaagagtcataaCATGTGATAACACTTTTTCAagtcatttcaaacttgtgtaatcaattacacaatacttgtaatcgattactagtgtttctaaacgttggttttcaaatttaaacatgaagagtcacatctgttgatgtgtaatcgattacactaaaatggtaatcgattaccagtgacttattttgaaaaataaattaccaaaattcacaattcttaaagtgacttgtttctgaagattttatcaaaagtcacaacttttaaagtgactagttttcaaaagagtcacaacttttaaaaagtgactagttttgaagaaattgccaagagtcataaacttttaacttgagtcatcaaatgactatacatatgtgaccatggcatgaattttatAGTGAGACaactttcagatttctttcattcattcaaagcattatactaagagtttttgttcaaaactttctttattcaagaaaagttcattggccaaaaacttgtgctattcttcttcttcattccttctctctcttgccagaagcattcaaaggactaaccgcctgagaattcttttgattcttccttctccctcttgccaaaagat includes these proteins:
- the LOC102661223 gene encoding protein DYAD, which gives rise to MTIRKRLLFNNDIVSVQIVEQSSCDFVAAAAAEDMRQEKRNVHVDEGRRAFEHFKVGRFHEIDHSTLSPISPVQLKSVRIVMVSDIGEHLVSLRYPSLHSLRKHFSDQSFGKPDGKKIPTLDEKYVMGMDMAIKALVRSIPTEEFAQRRNSWSFWVSSPSNENPQEYENPALIDAARSLICKQGSCWSQLKFTGMVQWGARRQVRFLGRHEEQKVESLPKMSKEKRVGVEVGEGGGCEKKRKNGEEEEEMEGTKAGSLGVMMRVTRQCWKNHIQNVSSSSSGVKKSNKAKNDDPIKKQVVVYNDNKRKITINRWSAERYNLAEENMLKVMKEKEAVYGNPILRPDLRTEARKYIGDTGLLDHLLKHMAGKLAPGGAERFRRRHNAEGAMEYWLESADLVDIRKEAGVQDAYWTPPPGWKLGDRISHDYVTQRELREVMDEILKLKQEMRDLASKKGEEEALVLVTTPSFCLSSLNSDDCGSLAPTQEIYAELVSKKAKLEEQLKEISLTLSGMEEQLKMLKPTTVEEQTVPELATPPALLPGPTSVVENIGGETRKEKKSRNKNKATKSADDTQMQESNTTAAEDKAAKIKRLKSGFQICNPQGTFAWPNMGLSPQVVVSNDGNDDHTVVPTTPSVSSSSTSAPKLSISIPQTQPLPLQILHLPSSPVKPLAERRPVSTATLTHVTGPFSPSGSTPRSKITHHHY